The genomic interval GGttaagagaggagcctggcatggagacAGAAGACAGAGTCAGAGCCTTCAGAGCCAGAAATAAGCTAAAGTCCTTCAAGCCTAAGGTGTGCAGCACAGTCCTGCCTGGAACACAACTTCCCCTCTCTGATTACCTCTGCTGTGGTCTCTTCTCTCCTGAGTTCATTATGCTGTCTTGGATTCTGCTCTGTGCCCTTTCCTGCTGGCTTCTTGCCATAGAAAAGCTGCAGGCctgaggagaaaggggaagaggaTTAAAAGCAGAGCACCAAGGGTGGTCTGAAGAGATTTTAAGGGTTTACTCTATTGTGTCTTTTCCCAAACTTACTGGACAGATGCTTTTTGCCTGCACGGTGGGCAGTCAGCATGGCCAGAGTGTCCAGGACAGGTCGGTGGGGACAGATGGCACAAGCAAAGCTGGGGAGTAGGAAAGATAATTGGTCCCTGGGGAGTGGAGTCTTGGTCATAGGTCCCACCCCGTCCAAGCATTCATTTCCAAAGCCCAACTCCCAAGTCTCCCAGTCTCCATCACCCACATCCCTGTTACTCACTCCCAGCCAAAGAATCCTAGATACTCCCGCTCTCCTCCTTAACAACAAAAGTTCTTGAGTCTCTAACTTCAAAACCCTTAAACTTGATCCACTCCTCGCTCTCACCGTCCATCCCGTAGCATCAGCGCCTCATCCTCTGGGATGTAACTGGCAAGCAAATCCCCGACTCTTCGTTTCTGCAGGAGACAGGGGAAGAAGTCCGCACGGGATCAGCTGGATATGAGGGAAGGATAACAGGGAAATGATAGAGACGAGGACTCAAAGAGAATAAAGACCATGGGAGAACACACATGTGCGGCGAAAAAGGGGTCACCACCACCTCTAGTCTTTTGGTTCCCTCCACTCCGCCCCCCAGCTGTTGCCACAGCAACAAAACAGCTCCTTTACAGCTTTCAGAGGGCAGGTGAAGCTGCTTCGGAAGCACTCCTCTCCGCCTACTTTGAGCACATTGAGCTGACTCCAATCGTCTCCTTCCCTCTTGAAAGACATCAAGACTGTGAGCCCCAGAAATCAAAAACTCTATCCAGCCGCCTTCGCCACGCCTTTCAGGCCACCGTAGCAGGAGTGGGTCGTCTCCGTTCCTTCCGATCTCTTTCCGGCTGTCCCCCTGACTTCCGGGGATGTGCTTCCACGAATGCACTGCGCGATCCCGGAAGCCAGCTTCTAGCCGGCCGAGGGGGACTGTATTTCTTATGGTGCCCTGCGACCTCACCGGCGCGGGGCCTTTTGGGAAATGAAGTCTTTTTTCAAAGAGCTTGCCGCCGGGCTGGATCCAGGCCCTTTCGTCTTGGCAGATTCGAGGCGTTTGGAACGACAAGAACCTAGATGAGGAGGCCGAATTTGAGGGTGTGACTGATTTGGTTTGGAGAATACCTTTGAGGATCTCTGACGGAGAAAGAGTGCTACAGACTCTGGCTATTGTCACGCCCTTCGCCTGCAACCACAGCCCATATAGGGTGGGCCTGATCTGTTCCTGACCCTAGAGGGCTAACCCCGGGACCGGGCGGAGTCGGGGTATTGGGGAGCCTGGAGGTCGGGCTGCCAGACGTAGGGGCAAATTGAGCTGCGTGTTAAGGAGGCTGCTAGAGTTCAAAGGTCAGGGGTCAACGTCGCGAGTTGTTGTGGGGAGTCGAAAGTCGGAGGGGTGCTAAGGAAAGACTCAGGTAGGGACTGAATAGTCAGAGTACAGATTTGTGGGAAGGGGACTTAGAGGGAGGAGAAGCTACGGCTGACAAGTCGCGTATCGCCGGGGGAGGCGGGGAGACTTAAGAGAGAAGACTGAAAGAGAGGAATCCTCTAAGATACCCATTCTCGGACTGCGAGCCCGTCATTATCGGTCACTTGGCCGGGCCTCCCGGGGTTGTAACCTCAGTGTCCGCAGGGTGAGGAGATGGCTTCTCCCTCTAGACAGGCCCCCCTCGGGGGGTCAGGACTGCTTCAAGGGAGCCGGGCTCGTTCTTATGGAAGCCTGGTGCAGTCTGCCTGCTCCCCGGTGAGGGAAAGACGCCTGGAGCATCAGTTGGCGCCCGGAGACACCCTGGCTGGACTAGCACTCAAATACGGGGTGACGGTGAGTCTTCCAGGATTGGGACGTAGACACCCAATTAGAAGAGGTTTATTCCTCATGAGAATGTATGGCCCTCTAGGCAACTTCCCCTGAAATTTTCTTAATTGTGTTTATATTAACTAATTGTGATAAATTGACTGTGATAAAGGTTTGGTCacctttatctttttgttttcccaTCTCAGTGTTGCACTGTCTGGTGGGAACAAATCCTGTCCCATTATCCCAACGGAGGGgagcagcatttattttttaggcCAGTCACTGTACTAAAGACTTTACATCCATTAGCTCATTTGTTCCTCACATCCCTATCAAGCATATAATTATTGTgccctttttacagatgaagaaactgagacttagatTGGTTAACCAGTGTGACCAAGGTCAAATAACTAATAAGTGTTGACGTGAAAATTGAAACAggtctgtctgattccaaagcctgtACTGTTAActacacagaaatattttaattgagaATGACTAAacattccggagaaggcaatggcaacccactccagtactcttgtttggaaaatcccatggacagaggagcatggtaggctacagtccatggggtcccaaagagtcggacaggacttcactttcactttcaaacattcACAGCAAACAATGCAGAGCTAGTTTTTAGTCTGAGGTTCCTTAAGTGCTGTCTCCTcttgttctcttctcctcctcaaGACTCTGCCCTCTTCTTTTCAAGAAGGTGGTCTCTGTGGTACAAAACAGGTACTCTCTATGCCAAGCATTTCAGTTCATGCATAGAGTATATTTAGTAGGAGTAAAAATACATTGCTTTAAAGTTGATAAGGGTCTTCCCCTATATCTTGTTGAATCAAGCAACATTTTTCTGCTTGATGTGTTCAAAGCATTGTGGTAACCATCTTGGGAGATAGAAACATAAATAAAGTGTGTGGCTGCTGCTCTCATGTAATTTACAgactcactcacttcactcactcactcaagatgtgagcgaagagaaactaaaaagcctcttgatgaaagtgaaagaggagagtgaaaaagttggcttaaagctcaacaatcagaaaactaagatcatggcatctcgtcccatcacttcatgggaaatagatggggaaacagtggaaacagtgtcagactttatttttgggggggctccaaaatcactgcagatggtgattgcagccatgaaattaaaagatgcttactccttggaaggaaagttatgaccaacctagatagcatattcaaaagcagagacattactttgccaacaaaggtccatctagtcaaggctatggtttttccagtggtcatgtatggatgtgagagttggactgtgaagagagctgagggccaaagaattgatgcttttgaactgtggtgttggagaagactcttgagagtcccttggactgcaagaagatccaaccagtccattctaaaggagaagtcctgggtgttcattggaaggactgatgttgaggctgaaagtccaatactttggccacctcacgcgaagagttgacttattagaagaaaccttgatgctgggaggggttgggggcaggaggagaaggggacgacagaggatgagatggctggatggcatcaccgactcgatggacatgagtttgggtgaactccgggagttggtgatggacagggaggcctggcgtgctgctattcaaggggtcgcaaagagtcggacacaactgagcggctgaactgaactgaggaagtgaGCAGGGACACAAATAATGATTGTAGGTGACAGAACGTGGTGAGTTTATAGAGGTGTTAACAAAGAGTGGAAAGTCAGGAAAGAAGATTGGTTTTTATTTGGAAGGGGACATTAGTGCAGACTTTAAGGGGACTATCACAATGGGCCTTCAAAGACTTGGGCACCCTTTCTCTATGCTCCTATCTATAGACCTGTGGAATCCAGTGGTCTACATCCTGTACGTCTTTGTCTTTCCAATAGCCTGCGCTCTAAGGGACAGAactctttcttttcaattttatatcTCTAGAGCCTGACATAATCCCCAGCACATAGaagcttaataaatgttttctgaatgaatgaaagtctgGCTAAAATTTCCACACTGGAGATTGGGAGTATAGTAAAGTGGACATTTAAGTAGAGGGATGGCCTAAATAAAGGAAATGGATTTGAAAGTACTGAGCAGTCCTTTCATCCCAGCAGAAGCTCAGATGCTGTGCAATGAAGGAAACTGCTGTTAGTGATTCAACAATTATTGTTTGAAGTTTCCTTACTGCCCTGTATCTTCCTGAGTACAGAAAATCTCTGTAGTCTAGTAAAGAAAAGTTCTAGGTTCTGGTTTCATTCTGCTCCTTACTAGCTGAGTGACTGGATAGTCAATCACTTCGCTCTctagggcctcagtttcctcaccatttgtacaataagaataaaaaataaaaaacttaggtAAATAAATTACCTAATTTATTACCTACCTGTCATTTAAGGAACACTTAGTATATGCCAAGCTCTATTATCTCATATTATCTCCATGAAACTATGAGGTAAATGTGACCATTTCCatttaaagataagaaatatcactatgttgtacatctgaaactgtAATACTGTAAGTcacttatacttcaataaaaacaaattttgaataATAAGGAGACTGAAGCTTTGAGAGAGAACTTGCTATAAAGTATATACAACTAGTCCAGTTGTTAGGGCTAGGATTCAGACCCAGTTGTCTTGTTCTAACATCCTCatttcatgggacttccctggtggtccagtggttaagactgtatgCTTCCACTGAGgaagtgtgggttcgatccctggtccagaactaagagcccacatgctgtgttgcatggccaaaaaaataaaatcctcacTTTGAACTGCTCTATTAAACTAACTAGATTCTAATGACCTTGTAGCTCTTGGCTTGAAGACAGAGGAACAATGTCCCCGTATATGGTACTTCTGGGAAGTaataaaagcaacagaaaattCACAAATTAATTCATATCATCTTGGAACTAGAAGGGGCATAGGATACTATCtaggcaaaataaaatgaatagcaTCAAAGTGCTTGGCAAAGTAAAAGTATAAAACTCCAAGCCGCTTTTAACTGTTTTTACTGTTCAGATCAATccgattttatttttaaactcattaTAGCATAAGATTTTATTAGTCAAGTTTATTTTAGTAGTCTTGGCCTAGAGTGGAAACAGCTTTGATATTGGACAGTTATAAGAATTATGATCTCCCAAACTGGTGCCTTTATGGGATGAATTTTTAGTAAAACTGGCTGCCTGGCCTTGGGTAATAAAATACTGATATACAGTGTCTATggtttctatattttattatctAGTTTCTTTACTCATAAAGCATTAATGAGTCTCTGCTGTGTGCCAAGTTTGTGCGATGTTGAGGAGAATCTAAGGGATACAGAGACAGCAAGTCACCAGTCCTGCCCTTAAATGACTCACAGTTTGCACAGGACAGATATGCCTACAGTATAATAAGATAAGTATTAATATGGCAATATTTACAGTATGCATTGGGAGCCCTGAAGAAGGTAACACAAAGGGAATGATAGTTGATGAGAAGTTTACCAGGCCAGGAAGGGAGTAGTGGAGAAGCGTTCCAGGCAGATAAAGTCACAAAAGTGTGAAAGATCATGAAATgttggaatgaaaataaaaagttcaggATGGCAAAATGTGTAAGTGGCAGAAGGGAGGTGTGGCTGGACTTCCTATGAAGGCGAGATTGAGAATGCCCTTGAATGGTAATTTGGATTTTATATCTGACCCAGTGGGGAGCCATAGAAAGTTCATAAGCAAGG from Budorcas taxicolor isolate Tak-1 chromosome 3, Takin1.1, whole genome shotgun sequence carries:
- the SCNM1 gene encoding sodium channel modifier 1 isoform X1, coding for MSFKREGDDWSQLNVLKVGGEECFRSSFTCPLKAKRRVGDLLASYIPEDEALMLRDGRFACAICPHRPVLDTLAMLTAHRAGKKHLSSLQLFYGKKPAGKGTEQNPRQHNELRREETTAEAPLLTQTRLITQSALHRAPHYNSCCRRKYRPEAPRPSVSRPPLPPAEAEPQGGKISREPEPEAGSQTKESATVSSPAPMSPTRRRALDHYLTLRSSGWIPDGRGRWVKDENVEFDSDEEEPPDLPLD